A window from Salminus brasiliensis chromosome 7, fSalBra1.hap2, whole genome shotgun sequence encodes these proteins:
- the LOC140559768 gene encoding neuronal pentraxin-1-like isoform X1 produces the protein MFTKKMERISWTLFLLSLVVPEGAAQDFGQTQFICTSVPKDMDLCAATMQNSGPAEDLKTTVMQLRETVLQQKETIMNQKETIRELTSKLNRCEGQSAPEPGTGGRRKEQGKNTMGDVSRGASDTLAQLGQTLATLKQRLENLEQYSRGNGTAQANSLKDLLQNKIDDMEKQVLSRVNTLEGGKPGQKNDTDQRNRVESTLTTLHHRITDLEKGSKGNKLLDKFQLTFPLRTNYMYAKVKRSLPEMYAFTLCLWIKSNASPGVGTPFSYAVPGQANELVLIEWGNNPMEILINDKVAKLPFLINDGKWHHMCITWTTRDGVWEAFQDGVLRGSGENLAPYHPIKPHGVLVLGQEQDTLGGGFDATQAFVGELANFNIWDKKLSSSEIYSLATCNSRAPSGNVLSWSEGNIDVFGGATKWTFEPCRQPN, from the exons ATGTTCACGAAGAAGATGGAGCGAATCTCCTGGACACTTTTCCTTCTCTCCCTCGTCGTCCCAGAGGGCGCCGCGCAAGACTTCGGGCAGacgcagttcatttgcacctCCGTGCCGAAGGACATGGACCTGTGTGCCGCCACCATGCAGAACAGTGGACCGGCCGAGGACCTGAAGACCACCGTGATGCAGCTGCGGGAAACCGTGCTGCAGCAGAAAGAGACCATCATGAACCAGAAGGAGACCATCCGGGAGTTGACGAGCAAACTGAACCGGTGTGAGGGCCAGAGTGCTCCTGAGCCTGGGACGGGGGGCAGGAGGAAGGAGCAGGGGAAGAACACCATGGGGGATGTGTCGCGAGGAGCTAGCGACACTTTGGCTCAACTGGGGCAGACGTTAGCCACTCTCAAGCAGAGGCTGGAGAACTTGGAG CAGTACAGCCGGGGTAACGGCACAGCGCAGGCGAACAGcctgaaggatctgctgcagaACAAGATCGACGACATGGAGAAGCAGGTGCTGTCCCGCGTCAACACGCTGGAGGGGGGCAAACCAGGCCAGAAAAACGACACGGATCAGAGGAACCGAGTGGAGTCCACCCTCACCACTCTACACCACCGCATCACCGATCTGGAGAAAG GATCAAAGGGGAATAAACTGCTGGATAAGTTCCAGCTCACCTTTCCGTTGCGGACGAACTACATGTACGCTAAAGTAAAGCGCAGCCTGCCGGAGATGTACGCCTTCACCCTCTGCCTGTGGATCAAATCTAACGCCTCCCCAGGGGTGGGCACGCCCTTCTCCTACGCTGTTCCGGGACAGGCCAACGAGCTGGTGCTGATAGAGTGGGGCAACAACCCTATGGAGATCCTCATCAATGACAAG GTGGCCAAACTCCCTTTCCTCATCAACGACGGAAAATGGCATCACATGTGTATCACGTGGACCACGAGGGACGGAGTCTGGGAGGCCTTTCAGGACGGCGTTCTGCGCGGGAGCGGAGAAAACCTGGCTCCATACCATCCCATTAAACCCCATGGAGTGCTGGTGCTGGGCCAGGAGCAG GACACGCTGGGTGGAGGCTTTGACGCCACGCAGGCGTTCGTAGGAGAGCTGGCCAATTTCAACATCTGGGACAAGAAGCTGTCATCCTCAGAGATCTACAGCCTGGCCACCTGTAACAGCAGAGCACCGTCCGGTAACGTGCTGTCCTGGTCCGAGGGCAACATCGATGTTTTCGGCGGCGCCACCAAGTGGACTTTCGAACCTTGCCGTCAGCCCAACTGA
- the LOC140559768 gene encoding neuronal pentraxin-1-like isoform X2, translating to MFTKKMERISWTLFLLSLVVPEGAAQDFGQTQFICTSVPKDMDLCAATMQNSGPAEDLKTTVMQLRETVLQQKETIMNQKETIRELTSKLNRCEGQSAPEPGTGGRRKEQGKNTMGDVSRGASDTLAQLGQTLATLKQRLENLEYSRGNGTAQANSLKDLLQNKIDDMEKQVLSRVNTLEGGKPGQKNDTDQRNRVESTLTTLHHRITDLEKGSKGNKLLDKFQLTFPLRTNYMYAKVKRSLPEMYAFTLCLWIKSNASPGVGTPFSYAVPGQANELVLIEWGNNPMEILINDKVAKLPFLINDGKWHHMCITWTTRDGVWEAFQDGVLRGSGENLAPYHPIKPHGVLVLGQEQDTLGGGFDATQAFVGELANFNIWDKKLSSSEIYSLATCNSRAPSGNVLSWSEGNIDVFGGATKWTFEPCRQPN from the exons ATGTTCACGAAGAAGATGGAGCGAATCTCCTGGACACTTTTCCTTCTCTCCCTCGTCGTCCCAGAGGGCGCCGCGCAAGACTTCGGGCAGacgcagttcatttgcacctCCGTGCCGAAGGACATGGACCTGTGTGCCGCCACCATGCAGAACAGTGGACCGGCCGAGGACCTGAAGACCACCGTGATGCAGCTGCGGGAAACCGTGCTGCAGCAGAAAGAGACCATCATGAACCAGAAGGAGACCATCCGGGAGTTGACGAGCAAACTGAACCGGTGTGAGGGCCAGAGTGCTCCTGAGCCTGGGACGGGGGGCAGGAGGAAGGAGCAGGGGAAGAACACCATGGGGGATGTGTCGCGAGGAGCTAGCGACACTTTGGCTCAACTGGGGCAGACGTTAGCCACTCTCAAGCAGAGGCTGGAGAACTTGGAG TACAGCCGGGGTAACGGCACAGCGCAGGCGAACAGcctgaaggatctgctgcagaACAAGATCGACGACATGGAGAAGCAGGTGCTGTCCCGCGTCAACACGCTGGAGGGGGGCAAACCAGGCCAGAAAAACGACACGGATCAGAGGAACCGAGTGGAGTCCACCCTCACCACTCTACACCACCGCATCACCGATCTGGAGAAAG GATCAAAGGGGAATAAACTGCTGGATAAGTTCCAGCTCACCTTTCCGTTGCGGACGAACTACATGTACGCTAAAGTAAAGCGCAGCCTGCCGGAGATGTACGCCTTCACCCTCTGCCTGTGGATCAAATCTAACGCCTCCCCAGGGGTGGGCACGCCCTTCTCCTACGCTGTTCCGGGACAGGCCAACGAGCTGGTGCTGATAGAGTGGGGCAACAACCCTATGGAGATCCTCATCAATGACAAG GTGGCCAAACTCCCTTTCCTCATCAACGACGGAAAATGGCATCACATGTGTATCACGTGGACCACGAGGGACGGAGTCTGGGAGGCCTTTCAGGACGGCGTTCTGCGCGGGAGCGGAGAAAACCTGGCTCCATACCATCCCATTAAACCCCATGGAGTGCTGGTGCTGGGCCAGGAGCAG GACACGCTGGGTGGAGGCTTTGACGCCACGCAGGCGTTCGTAGGAGAGCTGGCCAATTTCAACATCTGGGACAAGAAGCTGTCATCCTCAGAGATCTACAGCCTGGCCACCTGTAACAGCAGAGCACCGTCCGGTAACGTGCTGTCCTGGTCCGAGGGCAACATCGATGTTTTCGGCGGCGCCACCAAGTGGACTTTCGAACCTTGCCGTCAGCCCAACTGA